From Coffea arabica cultivar ET-39 chromosome 2e, Coffea Arabica ET-39 HiFi, whole genome shotgun sequence, the proteins below share one genomic window:
- the LOC113727920 gene encoding glutathione S-transferase zeta class-like isoform X1 — protein MAGEESKKLKLYSYWRSSCSCRVRIGLNLKGLEYEYVPVNLLKGEQQTPEFLKLNPVGLVPVLVDGDVVLADSFAILMYLEEKFPQHPLLPKDLHRRGINYQAANIVCSSIQPYQNISILKFMKEKLGPDADFAWARDQIRRGFAALEKLLKDYSGKYATGDEVFLADLFLAPQIDGAIRRFKVDMDEFPLLARIFEAYLELPAFRDAMPERQPDAPAEHRD, from the exons ATG GCCGGAGAGGAGTCAAAGAAACTGAAGCTCTACTCTTACTGGCGGAGCTCTTGCTCTTGCCGCGTTCGCATCGGTCTCAACTTGAAAG GATTAGAGTACGAGTACGTGCCAGTGAACTTGCTGAAAGGAGAACAACAGACTCCTG AGTTTTTGAAGCTTAACCCTGTTGGGTTAGTGCCGGTGCTGGTCGATGGTGATGTAGTACTTGCAGACTCTTTTGCCATTTTGATG TATCTTGAAGAAAAGTTTCCTCAGCATCCCTTGTTACCCAAGGATCTTCATCGAAGGGGTATCAACTACCAG GCTGCGAATatcgtttgctcaagtattcaGCCTTACCAGAATATATCTATTCTT AAatttatgaaagaaaaattgggTCCTGATGCAGATTTTGCTTGGGCTCGAGATCAAATTCGAAGAGGCTTTGCTG CTCTTGAGAAGCTGTTGAAAGATTATTCTGGAAAGTATGCTACCGGGGACGAAGTTTTTCTG GCTGATTTATTTCTGGCACCGCAGATTGATGGTGCCATTAGAAGATTCAAGGTTGACATG GATGAGTTTCCTCTTCTGGCGAGGATTTTCGAGGCATATTTAGAGCTACCTGCATTTCGGGATGCTATGCCAGAAAGGCAGCCTGATGCACCAGCTGAGCATCGAGACTGA
- the LOC113727920 gene encoding glutathione S-transferase zeta class-like isoform X2, which produces MAGEESKKLKLYSYWRSSCSCRVRIGLNLKGLEYEYVPVNLLKGEQQTPEFLKLNPVGLVPVLVDGDVVLADSFAILMYLEEKFPQHPLLPKDLHRRGINYQKFMKEKLGPDADFAWARDQIRRGFAALEKLLKDYSGKYATGDEVFLADLFLAPQIDGAIRRFKVDMDEFPLLARIFEAYLELPAFRDAMPERQPDAPAEHRD; this is translated from the exons ATG GCCGGAGAGGAGTCAAAGAAACTGAAGCTCTACTCTTACTGGCGGAGCTCTTGCTCTTGCCGCGTTCGCATCGGTCTCAACTTGAAAG GATTAGAGTACGAGTACGTGCCAGTGAACTTGCTGAAAGGAGAACAACAGACTCCTG AGTTTTTGAAGCTTAACCCTGTTGGGTTAGTGCCGGTGCTGGTCGATGGTGATGTAGTACTTGCAGACTCTTTTGCCATTTTGATG TATCTTGAAGAAAAGTTTCCTCAGCATCCCTTGTTACCCAAGGATCTTCATCGAAGGGGTATCAACTACCAG AAatttatgaaagaaaaattgggTCCTGATGCAGATTTTGCTTGGGCTCGAGATCAAATTCGAAGAGGCTTTGCTG CTCTTGAGAAGCTGTTGAAAGATTATTCTGGAAAGTATGCTACCGGGGACGAAGTTTTTCTG GCTGATTTATTTCTGGCACCGCAGATTGATGGTGCCATTAGAAGATTCAAGGTTGACATG GATGAGTTTCCTCTTCTGGCGAGGATTTTCGAGGCATATTTAGAGCTACCTGCATTTCGGGATGCTATGCCAGAAAGGCAGCCTGATGCACCAGCTGAGCATCGAGACTGA
- the LOC113724672 gene encoding uncharacterized protein, giving the protein MPGNNLLSNPSSFTGENYQIWAVKMKSYLDANDLWNVVETDHVPELSEDPTITEMRAHRDAVKRRSKAMTCIHSAISDAVFTKIMTCETAKEAWDALKVIFQGNDRTRQMQVLNLRREFELLRMKDKENIKEYSDRLLNVVNKIRLIGEQLSDSRVVEKVLVSLKPRFALLKIQEISRMTLLELINALEAQEQRRVIRTEEVIEDAFQAINNDQIRQDSGCTHHMAYDESIFRKFDKSQISKVRIGNGDYIKVKGKCSVAIDYGSVKMRGKNFALNLSKIDNSKVQYGEPKNSDVAKIQEEITDEAIE; this is encoded by the exons ATGCCAGGAAACAACTTATTGTCCAATCCTTCAAGTTTCACTGGTGAAAATTACCAAATCTGGGCTGTCAAAATGAAGTCCTATTTGGATGCTAATGATCTTTGGAATGTGGTAGAGACAGATCATGTTCCTGAATTGTCAGAAGATCCAACTATTACAGAAATGAGAGCCCATAGAGATGCAGTCAAAAGGAGATCAAAAGCCATGACTTGCATTCATTCAGCAATTTCTGATGCAGTATTCACAAAAATTATGACTTGTGAAACTGCAAAAGAAGCTTGGGATGCTCTCAAAGTGATTTTTCAAGGCAATGACAGAACAAGACAGATGCAAGTTTTGAACCTTAGGAGAGAATTTGAACTCCTTAGGATGAAAGacaaagaaaatattaaagagtATTCTGACAGACTCTTAAATGTTGTGAACAAAATCAGATTGATTGGAGAACAACTTTCAGATAGCAGAGTTGTGGAGAAAGTCTTGGTGAGTTTGAAGCCAAGATTTGCTCTCTTGAAGATTCAAGAGATCTCTCGGATGACCTTGCTAGAATTGATCAATGCTCTAGAGGCACAAGAACAAAGACGAGTCATAAGAACTGAAGAAGTCATTGAAGATGCTTTTCAAGCAATAAACAATGATCAAATTCGACAAG ACAGTGGTTGCACTCATCACATGGCATATGATGAATCTATATTTAGGAAATTTGATAAATCGCAAATCTCCAAAGTCAGAATTGGAAATGGAGATTATATTAAGGTGAAAGGCAAATGTAGTGTTGCTATTGATTATGGTTCAG tgaaaaTGAGAGGCAAAAATTTTGCTTTGAATTTGTCAAAAATTGACAATTCTAAGGTGCAGTATGGTGAACCAAAAAATTCAGATGTTGCTAAAATTCAAGAGGAGATCACTGATGAGGCAATTGAATGA